The nucleotide sequence CATTATGATAACTAACATAAACATAAGAATAGGTTCAAGCGTATTACAATGTCTCAATATTTTCTTCAGGTTCACATTAGGCAGTATCTACATCATTGATGCTAAAAGTGTTTATTGTCTAAATTTGATCAATTCACTGATGCGTGTTCTTTGCTTTCAGAATTCAGCCTTTACATGGACAACACAACAGTCAAATATTTCATAATGAAAGCCTATGATGAATTGGGCCCAACCAAATACATGCTATTCATAGTATTTAGTTTTTTGTATATTGTCACTATGTCTTGCAGTTTACTGTTAATTGCCGTGATTTACAAATACAAAGACCTGCATCAACCTATGTATATTTTTGTATGTAATTTAGCTTTTAATGGAATATATGGCAGCACAAGCTTGATGCCTGCCACTTTAACTTTGCTTGCGTCGAAGACACATGAAATAGCAATACCCTGGTGTATGACACAGATATTTTTCATACATTATTATGCAGCTATAGAATTTTCAATTTTGTCAGTCATGGCTTATGATAGGTATGTTGCTATCTGTTATCCACTGCTGTACCACAAcatcatgactttttcaagaaCATGGAAACTCCTTGCACTGGTGTGGCTATTTCCTCTGGTTTGTTTATTGGGTTACTTATCTTTTACTGTGCCGTTGAATTTTTGTGAACCAAAAATTCAAAAACTGTATTGTGTCAATATGGAAGTGGCTAGAAATTCCTGCTCAAGTACAGCTCATATCAGTGTTTTGGGCATTGTAACAATATTAGTCATGCCACAGTTGATTATGATTGTGTTCTCATATATCAAAATCCTCAGAGTTTGTTGGGAATTATCAAGAGACACCCAGAAGAAAGCTTTGAAAACATGCGGTCCTCATATCTTGTCCGTTTTGAACTACGCTGTTGGATGTCTTTTTGAGATTGCTCAAAGTAGATTTGACATGACGTTCATGCCAATCagcacacaaatctgtgtttccTATACTTTGTAGTGATCCCACCCATTTTAAATCCTGCAATGTATGGAATGGGAACTCAGGTTATTAGGGTGTATGTTTGGAAATGTTTAggaaaaataacaaaataacaATGTGAAAATGGCACGTTTTAAAAGCAGTTTAATAGAAGATTTTCACAAAAGCAGCTCAATAATATACTACTtatgaagattttttttttgtttaataaATATCTTATAGTGAAGCATAGAATCTACATAGGGAAGTGGTTATTTGACAATTTGCTGTTTTATCCAGAATAGGCTTGCAAGGCAACTGCTATGCTATATGCCATGTATGCAGATACTGCAATTGTTTGAACATAAAAATTGAATCAATAGGGCTAAAAGTGAGTTTTTAATTGAAACCGCAACTGTAAATTGTTTTTGTGTCATGCATTTTCAAAGCATATTATGTTGACTATTAGATGTTCTCAGTCCAGTAAATCAACTGATTTACAAAATGTTTGGTTTTATTGTTGTTCTTTTCTCAATTTTACAAAAGGGCACCTAAAATAAGGACACAAATGAGACAATCATTATGGACTAATTCAATTGTTTGAATTTAAATTAAATTCAAAGCACATTATGTTGACTATTAGATGTTCTCAGTCATTTCAGACCAACTGCATTACACTTGCAAACATCTCTAAATGttcctgtgatatattgtaAGTAAATATCAGGGGCATTATAAGTATATTGTATGAcagttatttattttaatgtttACTACATTGCAGTAACAGCACATGTGCATTACCTGGATGCTCAAAGAAATAcatgaatgggaaaatgtgtccaaacttttgactggtactgtatgtgtatggtATATTACAATATATACAAATATTCATCAAGAATTATCCTGTGATCCCTTGACTGAACAATGTCAACAAGTAAAGTTGATGTTAAGGTTCGGCCTTGTCAATATTGACCTTGATCTAACAATATAGACTGGCATAAGATGTTACAACTCAACCTGTGTTTAATCCATATTATAGTTCTGGAGATATTAGTTAGATTATGGAGGCAAAAAAGTGCTGTTAGCttctgaataaaaaaaaatatttcaataGAGCTATTGAAAAACATGATGAACTATATGACATATTCAGTATGTATTTGACTAAGACAATAATATTACATGTTTGCATTTGAACACATTGTGAATTTTACAGTTACTCATAAATTGTATTTTCTGGTCTATCAAGGCCAGCTATTATAAAAGGTTACCTATTGTCTGCtgcatatttgggtgtgctttgccttcggcaagggcacaacctttgttctctcacatatatatttttattattattatttttatttctttttgcccccctaaaactcagtcaatatttggcctacatagacaacctaggtgtcaaaagtttcgtcttggtagcgattgagttgcttctattgggatttacgttccgttgcatggtttaggctcaagttaagtttttgtggcgaaaagtgaagctaacggtggctaatttgctagccagtcactgacgttactaacgtcactacgtcactaacgtcacgaaaacacgcgtgactacctttggcagaacattcgtttcgcatctgttaacttgggggatagctaggctaactatagctttactgcaaggcagctgcagaaacgccacaagcaaagaggccagggtgataactatttactcattttactttgtgatatgacacacaattgtgatgtgtaatgtacaatataagctgatattattaaggaagtacatctactttcggaaataGTAGTCTACTactcaaaagtctatctaactactaacctgaacttcattgccacagcctaaactttgtcaatctgttcatgaaaataattaatttcagcctaaaccgtacaacggaacgttgaatccaattcaaccaacgcaatcgctaccgagacgaacacagcagtagtctactagtactgtaccgtagtagtacaatttaccggggcagcttctccacacagggctatatcgcattttgcgttgttactgacaatgatcgctaccagcgagctttttatgaatgagcgattttccacaaaataaatgtcaagcttatttacgttttggggggcatattttcagttagcagatggtactgtttgaatcgcgattccatcttctactgccggtaacgtcgtagaataatcttcaaagggggttctttatttatgaatgaatgcaatgagtaggctaaatgcatgaaaatatcacgagaaggaaaaaacttaaaaggacgtttaagtcatagagattaggtcaatttttacaccggtctgccaaatttattcgttttgattcaacgatgaggctgcctcttgcaatGCTCATcttgaaatgagaagacatttcattctacacttcactcgtattttcagttgtaaatgagcagcaaaaaaaatgcctttaaatctatgtaatctttataaataataagtatgcatttttatataaaatacagaaatatcagttgtaaaaatatcATAAAAAAACGGACATTATAAGTATATTGTATGAcagttatttattttaatgtttACTACATTGCAGTAATAGCATATGTGCATCACCTTGAAGCACACAGGAATATACGTTGATGTATGTGTATGGTATATTACAATATATACAAATATTCTACAAGAATTATCCTGTGATCTGTGGACTAGACAATGTCAAAAAGTAAAGTTGATGTTAAGGTTCAGCCTTGTCAATATTGAGCTTGTTCTAACAACATAGACTGGCATAAACTGTTACAACTCAACCTGTTTTTAATCCATATTATAGTTCTGGAGATATTAGTTAGATTATGGAGGTGAAAGAACGCTGTTAGCATCTGAAATAAAACAATATTTCAATAGAGCCATTGAAAAACATGATGAACTATATgatatattgcattttgtattTGACTATGACAGTAATATTACATAATTGCATTTAAACATTGTGAATTGTACAGTTACTCATAAATTATATGTACTGGTCTATCAATGCCAGTTATTATAAAAGGTTACCTAAGGTCTGCTGCATCTTTCAGAATGCATTCTCATTCAAAAGGTGCCTACTGAATGACCTTGTGCTTCTAGGCCAAACAGAAACATAAAGTGTGCCAACAACATTAATAATTATAAACGCCAATCACAGATCTAAAATAGAATTTTCTTAATCTGAAAGAATATTAGATAAGATCAACATACATTATTATAGTACAGCACACCCAGTGGTGGATGAATGAATATTTACTCACTTCTCATGATGCAAGAATACTGTCCAGGGATAATGATCCTGTGACATAGTTTGAGCGTTTCAAAGACCACATGACTGAAGAGGTTAGAAATAAGTTCATAACAGCTTCTGTTTAAATCATTTCATTAGTGTGGAGATAGCACACAGGTAAATGACCGACATCAGTACATTAGAAATGTGAGTATAGAATATTAGTCAGTTCCTATTCAAGTGTTCTGATTTATTgctattattgttgttgttattattattagtagtaaCAATAATATTGCTACTATAACTAGAATTACTATGAGTATTATTCTCGTATTAAGGAAATTGAAAATACTGTAGATGGTAAAATTTTATTTGAAAAGAAgagcaataaataaataacatttgtATTTCTTTCCCACAGTGTTTAAAACAAATCTGTCTTAAATATGGAAAATTTCTCTGATGTTACGTCCATTGTTTTGACTGCCTACTATGGAATGGAAAAATTGAAGCATACatacttttgcatttttcttattatctacatcatcatcattacgGAAAACATTCTTCTAATTTCTGTGATCAGTGTTGAGAAAACGTTGCACGAgccaatgtatttttttattggtAACTTAGCAGCAAATGGTCTTTATGGAAGTACTGTTCTTCTGCCAGCCCTTTTGAGTAATTTATTATCAACCAAATATGAAGTATCACTAGCCTGTTGTCAAACCCAGATATATGGTTTATTCACTTATGCTATTATTGAATTTACAATTCTTGCTGTGATGAGCTATGATAGATATGCTGCCATCTGTCACCCATTGCACTACCACACAATCATGTCACTGAGCAAAGTGTATAAGCTTATTGTGTTCACTTGGGTTTATCCCTTGATTGcatttctgtttttctttttcttaacTCTTCAACTACGATTTTGTCAACAGGCCATTGACAAGTTGTACTGCACCAATTACTCACTAGTGAAGCTATCCTGCTCAAATACAGCTGTTATTAACATTGTGGGTTTAGTATCTATTGTTGTATATACTTTTCCACAGTTAGTCATGGTCATTTTATCATATGCACAGATTTTCAGAATATGTTTGTCTTCCAGGGAGATGAAGATCAAAGCCATCACAACTTGCACCCCACACCTGTTTGCTGTCTCAATGTATTCAGTTGGATGCTTTTTTGAAATACTGCAAAGCAGATTTGACCTACGTCATCTGCCTTACGAAACTCAAGTGTTCATGTCCCTTTTCTTTCTGATATTTCCCCCTATTCTCAATCCACTCATTTATGGTTTGAGTATTAGATCCATACGGCTGTCAGTGTTCAAATGTATTAAAGGTTAGAGAAAAACTCTGCCAACACAGTAGATTATTTTCTTGTGTATTGATCATGTCAATGCATGGTTTACCATATTCAATAGATTTACTCAAGAGTCTATTACTTCAGCCCAgactttgtattttattttttatttttgcttctccATACAGCATATAATTCTGTTGCACGAACATTGAATTTCTTTCTTATAATGTGTATTGTTTTTCATTCATTTCTGCAACACCTGTGATTCACCTGTCATTATTTAGCAAAAGTATTCACTATTTACGGCATGTGCTAAATAAAGGTCTCAatgtaaatgttgtgttttcaatgcttttacatGCACATTATTCATGAAAGGTTTGAAGGGTCATAACAATGTGTATACCTATCTTTATGttatgtgtgttatgtgttgggtgtgtgcacTTTCCTTACAGTAAATCAACGGATTTACAATATCTTTGGTTTTATTGTTGTTCTTTTCTCAATATTACAAAATGTCACCTAAAATAAGGAAACAAATGAGACAAACGTAATAGACTAATTCAATTGTTTGAATTTAAATGAAATTCAAAGCACATCTTGTTGACTATTAGATTTTCTTAGTCCTTTCAGACCAACTGCATTACACTTGCAAACATGTCTGAATGTTTCTGTGATATATTGTAAGTATATATCAGGGACATTATGAGTATATTGTAtgacaattatttattttaatgttcACTACATTGCAGTAACAGCGTATGTGCATCACCTGGAAGCTCATAGAAATACATGTTGATGTACATGTATGGTACATtacaatatataaaaatattctaCAAGAATTATCCTGTGATCCGTTGACTAGACAATGTCAAAAAGATAGTTGATGTTAAGGTTCAGCCTTGTCAATATTGAGCTTGTTCTAACAACATAGACTGGCATAAACTGTTACAACTCAACCTGTTTTTAATCCATATTATAGTTCTTGACATATTAGTTAGATTATGGAGGTGAAAGAATGCTGTTAGCTTCTGCAATAAAACTATATTTCAATAGAGCCATTGAAAAACATGATGAACTAAATGATATATTCAGTATGTATTTGACTATGACAGTAATATTACATAATTGCATTTGAACACATTGTGAATTGTACAGTTACTcataaattatatttactggtCTATAAAGGCCAGTTATTATAAAAGGTTACCTAAGGTCTGCTGCATCTTTCAGAATGCATTCTCATTCAAAAGGTGCCCACTGAATGATGTTGTGCTTCTTGGCCAAACAGAAACATACATTGTGCCAacattaaaaaatataaatgacaattacaaatataaaatgttattttcTTAATCTGAAAGAATATTAGATAAAATCAACATACATTATTATAGTAGAGCACACCCAGTGGTGGATGAATGAATATTTACTCACTTCTCATGATGAAAGAATACTGTCAAGGGATTCTGATCCTGTGACATAGTTTGAGCGTTTCAAAGACCACATGACTGAAGAGGTTAGAAATAAGTTCATAAGAGCTTCTATTAAATTCATTTCATATGTGTGGAAATAGCACACAGGTAAATGACTGACATGAGTACATTAGAAATGTTACTATAAAATATTAGTCACTTCCTATTCAAGTGTTCTGATTTATtgctattattgttattattagtagtattaACAATAATATTGCTGCTACTACTACTAGGATGACTATGAGTATTATTCTCGTATTAAGGAAATTGAAAATATTGTAGATAATAAACTTTTATTTGAAAAGAagagtaataaataaataacacttGTATATCTTTCCCacagtgtttaaaaaaatctgtctTGATTATGGAAAATTCCTCTGATGTTACATCTATCGTGTTGACTGCCTACTATGGAATGGAAAAATTGAAGCATACatacttttgcatttttcttattatctacatcatcatcattacgGAAAACTTTCTTCTAATTTCTGTGATCGGTGTTGGGAAAACGTTACACGAgccaatgtatttttttatcgGTAACTTAGCAGCAAATGGTGTCTATGGAAGTACTATTCTTTTACCAGCCCTTTTGAGTAATTTGTTATCAACCAAATATGAAGTATCACTAGCCTGTTGTCAAACCCAGATATATGGTTTACACACGTATGCTATTATTGAATTTACAATTCTTGCTGTGATGAGCTATGACAGGTATGCTGCCATCTGTCACCCATTGCACTACCACACAATGATGTCACTGAGCAAGGTGTATAAGCTTATTGTGTTCACTTGGGTTTATCCCTTGATtgcatttctgtttttttttatcataaatCTTCAACTACGATTTTGTCAACAGGTCATTGACAAGTTGTACTGCACCAATTTCTCACTAGTGAAGCTATCCTGCTCAAATACAGCTGTTATTAACATTGTGGGTTTAGTATTTGTTGTTCCATTTACTTTTCCACAGTTAGTCATGGTCCTTTTCTCATATGCAAAGATTTTCAGAATATGTTTGTCTTCCAGGGAGATGAAGAACAAAGCCATCACAACTTGCACCCCACACCTGTTTGCTGTCTCGATGTACTCTATAGGGTGTTTTTTTGAAATACTGCAAAGCAGATTTGACCTACGTCATCTGCCTTACGAAACTCATGTGTTCATGTCCCTTTTCTTTCTGATATTTCCCCCTATTCTCAATCCACTCATTTATGGTTTGAGTATTCGATCCATACGCCTGTCAGTGTTCAAATGTATTAAAGGTCATAGAAAAACTGTGCCAACACAGTAGATGATTTTCTTATGCATTGATCATGTTAATACATGGTTTACCATATTCAATAGATTTACTCAAGAGTCTATTACTTCAGCCCagacattttattattattattttatttgtttggtTCTCCGTACAGCATATAATTCTGTTGCACTAAAATTGAATTGCTTTGTCTTATAACATTGATTGTTTTTCATTCATTTCTGCATTACCTGTGATTCACCTGTCATTATTTAGCAAAAGTATTCACTGTTTACGGTATGTGCTAAATAAAggtctaaatgtaaatttggTGTTTTTAATGCTTTTACATTCCCATTATTCATGAAAGGTTTGAAGGGTCATAACAATGTGTATACCTATGTTTATGttatgtgtgttatgtgttgggtgtgtgcacTTCCTTAGAGTAAATCAACTGATTTACAATATGTTTGGTTTTATTGTTGTTCTTTTCTCAATATTACAAAATGTCACCTAAAATAAGTATACAAATGAGACAATCGTTATAGACTAATTCAATTGTTTGAATTTAAATTCAATTCAAAGCACATCTTGTTGACTATTAGATGTTCTCAGTCATTTCAGACCAACTGCATTACACTTGCAAACATCTCTGAATGTTTCTGTGATATATTGTAAGTATATATCAGGGGCATTATAAGTATATTACATGTGCATCACCTGGAAGCTCAAAGAAATACATGTTGATGTATGTACATGATATATTACAATATATACAAATATTCTACAAGAAATATCCTGTGATCCGTTGACTAGACAATGTCAAAAAGTAAAGTTGATGTTAAGGTTCAGCCTTGTCAATATTGAGCTTGTTCTAACAACATAGACTGGCATAAGCTGTTACAACTCAACCTGTTTTTAATAAATGTTATAGTTCTGGAGATATTAGTTAGATTATGGAGGTGAAAGAACGCTGTTAGCTTCTGCAATAAAACAATATTTCAATAGAGCCATTGAAAAACATGATGAACTATATGATATATTCAGTATGTATTTGACTATGACAGTAATATTAAATAATTGCATTTGAACACATTGTGAATTGTACAGTTACTcataaattatatttactggtCTATAAAGGCCAGTTATTATAAAAGGTTACCTAAGGTCTGCTGCATCTTTCAGAATGCATTCTCATTCAAAAGGTGCCTGCTGAATGATCTGGTGCTTCTAGACCAAACAGAAACATACATTGTGCCAACATTAAAAATTATAAATGCTaattacaaatataaaatattattttcttaATCTGAAAGAATATTAGATAAGATCAACATACATTATTATAGTAGAGCACACCCAGTGGTGGAGGAATGAATATTTACTCACTTTTCATGATGAAAGAATACTGTCCAGGGATTCTGATCCTGTGTGACAGTTTGAGCGTATCAAAGACCACATGACTGAAGAGGTTAGAAATAAGTTCATAAGAGCTTCTGTTAAATTCATTTCATATGTGTGGAGATTGCACACAGGTAAATGACTGACATCAGTACATTAGAAATGTGAGTATAGAATATTAGTCAGTTCCTATTAAAGTGTTCTGAtttattgccattattgttgttattattattagtattaaCAATAACATTGCTGCTACTACTACTAGGATGACTATGATTATTATTCTCGTATTAAGGAAATTGAAAATATTTTAGATAGTAAACTTTTATTTGAAAAGAAaagcaataaataaataacatttgtATTTCTTTCCCACAGTGTTTTAAAAAATCTGTCTCAATTATGGAAAATTCCTCTGATGTTACATCCATCGTGTTGACTGCCTACTATGGAATGGAAAAGTTGAAGCATGAATACTTTAGCATTTTTCTTATTAtctacatcatcatcattacgGAAAACATAATTCTAATTTCTGTGATCGGTGTTGAGAAAACGTTACACGAgccaatgtatttttttatcgGTAACTTAGCAGCAAATGGTGTCTATGGAAGTACTATTCTTTTACCAGCCCTTTTGAGTAATTTGTTATCAACCAAATATGAAGTATCACTAGCCTGTTGTCAAACCCAGACATATGGTTTACACACGTATGCTACTATTGAATTTACAATTCTTGCTGTGATGAGCTATGACAGGTATGCTGCCATCTGTCACCCATTGCACTACCACACAATGATGTCACTGAGCAAGGTGTATAAGCTTATTGTGTTCACTTGGGTTTATCCCTTGATtgcatttctgtttttttttatcataaatCTTCAACTACGATTTTGTCAACAGGTCATTGACAAGTTGTACTGCACCAATTTCTCACTAGTGAAGCTATCCTGCTCAAATACAGCTGTTATTAACATTGTGGGTTTAGTATTTGTTGTTCCATTTACTTTTCCACAGTTAGTCATGGTCCTTTTCTCATATGCAAAGATTTTCAGAATATGTTTGTCTTCCAGGGAGATGAAGAACAAAGCCATCACAACTTGCACCCCACACCTGTTTGCTGTCTCGATGTACTCTATAGGGTGTTTTTTTGAAATACTGCAAAGCAGATTTGACCTACGTCATCTGCCTTACGAAACTCATGTGTTCATGTCCCTTTTCTTTCTGATATTTCCCCCTATTCTCAATCCACTCATTTATGGTTTGAGTATTCGATCCATACGCCTGTCAGTGTTCAAATGTATTAAAGGTCATAGAAAAACTGTGCCAACACAGTAGATGATTTTCTTATGCATTGATCATGTTAATACATGGTTTACCATATTCAATAGATTTACTCAAGAGTCTATTACTTCAGCCCagacattttattattattattttatttgtttggtTCTCCGTACAGCATATAATTCTGTTGCACTAAAATTGAATTGCTTTGTCTTATAACATTGATTGTTTTTCATTCATTTCTGCATTACCTGTGATTCACCTGTCATTATTTAGCAAAAGTATTCACTGTTTACGGTATGTGCTAAATAAAggtctaaatgtaaatttggTGTTTTTAATGCTTTTACATTCCCATTATTCATGAAAGGTTTGAAGGGTCATAACAATGTGTATACCTATGTTTATGttatgtgtgttatgtgttgggtgtgtgcacTTCCTTAGAGTAAATCAACTGATTTACAATATGTTTGGTTTTATTGTTGTTCTTTTCTCAATATTACAAAATGTCACCTAAAATAAGTATACAAATGAGACAATCGTTATAGACTAATTCAATTGTTTGAATTTAAATTCAATTCAAAGCACATCTTGTTGACTATTAGATGTTCTCAGTCATTTCAGACCAACTGCATTACACTTGCAAACATCTCTGAATGTTTCTGTGATATATTGTAAGTATATATCAGGGGCATTATAAGTATATTACATGTGCATCACCTGGAAGCTCAAAGAAATACATGTTGATGTATGTACATGATATATTACAATATATACAAATATTCTACAAGAAATATCCTGTGATCCGTTGACTAGACAATGTCAAAAAGTAAAGTTGATGTTAAGGTTCAGCCTTGTCAATATTGAGCTTGTTCTAACAACATAGACTGGCATAAGCTGTTACAACTCAACCTGTTTTTAATAAATGTTATAGTTCTGGAGATATTAGTTAGATTATGGAGGTGAAAGAACGCTGTTAGCTTCTGCAATAAAACAATATTTCAATAGAGCCATTGAAAAACATGATGAACTATATGATATATTCAGTATGTATTTGACTATGACAGTAATATTAAATAATTGCATTTGAACACATTGTGAATTGTACAGTTACTcataaattatatttactggtCTATAAAGGCCAGTTATTATAAAAGGTTACCTAAGGTCTGCTGCATCTTTCAGAATGCATTCTCATTCAAAAGGTGCCTGCTGAATGATCTGGTGCTTCTAGACCAAACAGAAACATACATTGTGCCAACATTAAAAATTATAAATGCTaattacaaatataaaatattattttcttaATCTGAAAGAATATTAGATAAGATCAACATACATTATTATAGTAGAGCACACCCAGTGGTGGAGGAATGAATATTTACTCACTTTTCATGATGAAAGAATACTGTCCAGGGATTCTGATCCTGTGTGACAGTTTGAGCGTATCAAAGACCACATGACTGAAGAGGTTAGAAATAAGTTCATAAGAGCTTCTGTTAAATTCATTTCATATGTGTGGAGATTGCACACAGGTAAATGACTGACATCAGTACATTAGAAATGTGAGTATAGAATATTAGTCAGTTCCTATTAAAGTGTTCTGAtttattgccattattgttgttattattattagtattaaCAATAACATTGCTGCTACTACTACTAGGATGACTATGATTATTATTCTCGTATTAAGGAAATTGAAAATATTTTAGATAGTAAACTTTTATTTGAAAAGAAaagcaataaataaataacatttgtATTTCTTTCCCACAGTGTTTTAAAAAATCTGTCTCAATTATGGAAAATTCCTCTGATGTTACATCCATCGTGTTGACTGCCTACTATGGAATGGAAAAGTTGAAGCATGAATACTTTAGCATTTTTCTTATTAtctacatcatcatcattacgGAAAACATAATTCTAATTTCTGTGATCGGTGTTGAGAAAACGTTACACGAgccaatgtatttttttatcgGTAACTTAGCAGCAAATGGTGTCTATGGAAGTACTATTCTTTTACCAGCCCTTTTGAGTAATTTGTTATCAACCAAATATGAAGTATCACTAGCCTGTTGTCAAACCCAGACATATGGTTTACACACGTATGCTACTATTGAATTTACAATTCTTGCTGTGATGAGCTATGACAGGTATGCTGCCATCTGTCACCCATTGCACTACCACACAATGATGTCACTGAGCAAGGTGTATAAGCTTATTGTGTTCACTTGGGTTTATCCCTTGATtgcatttctgtttttttttatcataaatCTTCAACTACGATTTTGTCAACAGGTCATTGACAAGTTGTACTGCACCAATTTCTCACTAGTGAAGCTATCCTGCTCAAATACAGCTGTTATTAACATTGTGGGTTTAGCATCTGTAGTTCTATATTCTTTTCCACAGTTAGTCATGGTCCTTTTCTCATATGCAAAGATTTTCAGAATATGTTTGTCTTCCAGGAAGATGAAGAACAAAGCCATCACAACTTGCACCCCACACCTGTTTGCTGTCTTGATGTACTCTATAGGATGCTTTTTTGAAATACTGCAAAGCAGATTTGACCTACGCCATCTGCCTTACGAAACTCATGTGTTCATGTCCATTTTCTTTCTGATATTTCCCCCTTTTCTCAATCCACTCATTTATGGTTTGA is from Osmerus eperlanus chromosome 27, fOsmEpe2.1, whole genome shotgun sequence and encodes:
- the LOC134013758 gene encoding LOW QUALITY PROTEIN: olfactory receptor 52D1-like (The sequence of the model RefSeq protein was modified relative to this genomic sequence to represent the inferred CDS: inserted 1 base in 1 codon) translates to MDNTTVKYFIMKAYDELGPTKYMLFIVFSFLYIVTMSCSLLLIAVIYKYKDLHQPMYIFVCNLAFNGIYGSTSLMPATLTLLASKTHEIAIPWCMTQIFFIHYYAAIEFSILSVMAYDRYVAICYPLLYHNIMTFSRTWKLLALVWLFPLVCLLGYLSFTVPLNFCEPKIQKLYCVNMEVARNSCSSTAHISVLGIVTILVMPQLIMIVFSYIKILRVCWELSRDTQKKALKTCGPHILSVLNYAVGCLFEIAQSRFDMTFMPISTQICVXLYFVVIPPILNPAMYGMGTQVIRVYVWKCLGKITK
- the LOC134013532 gene encoding olfactory receptor 10R2-like, which encodes NMENFSDVTSIVLTAYYGMEKLKHTYFCIFLIIYIIIITENILLISVISVEKTLHEPMYFFIGNLAANGLYGSTVLLPALLSNLLSTKYEVSLACCQTQIYGLFTYAIIEFTILAVMSYDRYAAICHPLHYHTIMSLSKVYKLIVFTWVYPLIAFLFFFFLTLQLRFCQQAIDKLYCTNYSLVKLSCSNTAVINIVGLVSIVVYTFPQLVMVILSYAQIFRICLSSREMKIKAITTCTPHLFAVSMYSVGCFFEILQSRFDLRHLPYETQVFMSLFFLIFPPILNPLIYGLSIRSIRLSVFKCIKG
- the LOC134013533 gene encoding olfactory receptor 4B13-like; amino-acid sequence: MTEECLKKSVLIMENSSDVTSIVLTAYYGMEKLKHTYFCIFLIIYIIIITENFLLISVIGVGKTLHEPMYFFIGNLAANGVYGSTILLPALLSNLLSTKYEVSLACCQTQIYGLHTYAIIEFTILAVMSYDRYAAICHPLHYHTMMSLSKVYKLIVFTWVYPLIAFLFFFIINLQLRFCQQVIDKLYCTNFSLVKLSCSNTAVINIVGLVFVVPFTFPQLVMVLFSYAKIFRICLSSREMKNKAITTCTPHLFAVSMYSIGCFFEILQSRFDLRHLPYETHVFMSLFFLIFPPILNPLIYGLSIRSIRLSVFKCIKGHRKTVPTQ
- the LOC134013534 gene encoding olfactory receptor 6S1-like — its product is MENSSDVTSIVLTAYYGMEKLKHEYFSIFLIIYIIIITENIILISVIGVEKTLHEPMYFFIGNLAANGVYGSTILLPALLSNLLSTKYEVSLACCQTQTYGLHTYATIEFTILAVMSYDRYAAICHPLHYHTMMSLSKVYKLIVFTWVYPLIAFLFFFIINLQLRFCQQVIDKLYCTNFSLVKLSCSNTAVINIVGLVFVVPFTFPQLVMVLFSYAKIFRICLSSREMKNKAITTCTPHLFAVSMYSIGCFFEILQSRFDLRHLPYETHVFMSLFFLIFPPILNPLIYGLSIRSIRLSVFKCIKGHRKTVPTQ
- the LOC134013536 gene encoding olfactory receptor 4B13-like produces the protein MENSSDVTSIVLTAYYGMEKLKHEYFSIFLIIYIIIITENIILISVIGVEKTLHEPMYFFIGNLAANGVYGSTILLPALLSNLLSTKYEVSLACCQTQTYGLHTYATIEFTILAVMSYDRYAAICHPLHYHTMMSLSKVYKLIVFTWVYPLIAFLFFFIINLQLRFCQQVIDKLYCTNFSLVKLSCSNTAVINIVGLASVVLYSFPQLVMVLFSYAKIFRICLSSRKMKNKAITTCTPHLFAVLMYSIGCFFEILQSRFDLRHLPYETHVFMSIFFLIFPPFLNPLIYGLSIRSIRLSMFKCIKGQRKTLPTQ